The following proteins are encoded in a genomic region of Desulfuromonadales bacterium:
- a CDS encoding cation:proton antiporter — MHDPHEFLRALTIVLCVAAVTTVVFQRLRQPVILGYILAGLLIGPHVPSPLVADSSVVRTLSEIGVILLMFSLGLEFSLRKLVQVGPTAALTAVVE, encoded by the coding sequence ATGCACGACCCCCACGAATTCCTCCGGGCTCTCACCATAGTGCTTTGCGTGGCGGCGGTTACCACCGTCGTCTTCCAGCGCCTGCGCCAGCCCGTCATTCTCGGCTACATCCTCGCCGGTCTGCTCATCGGACCGCACGTGCCGAGTCCGCTGGTTGCCGACAGCTCCGTCGTGCGAACCCTCTCCGAGATCGGCGTGATCCTGCTGATGTTCTCTCTCGGTCTCGAGTTCAGTCTGCGAAAGCTGGTCCAGGTCGGCCCCACGGCAGCCCTGACGGCGGTGGTCGAG